In Castanea sativa cultivar Marrone di Chiusa Pesio chromosome 6, ASM4071231v1, a single window of DNA contains:
- the LOC142638041 gene encoding uncharacterized protein LOC142638041 → MDFHFFYVYYDGEVYYHELHGLSYQGSNKKQKCVKVKRGIGLITLQRIILKAMGLDHSRHNISIVYRAPQRVLDTQVFYNSLQLSGGVEVKMMWEVVEQMVVKGFVASNLYVTVEPTIVEAGEGSQHTVLDETVDEHIDSIPLQFYQGCAENTRDGYGSELWQTFPHVNSIEEEEGPQEVHEGEHLSHDELHGGTSENEDDHGLGDDATHIDVTRDDFEEFLDTMGEHEDVNHIEDVVVKENRDTCPGPDPTPEWFTKNTWDNMFDPSLVMLAVVSSWTPGEQLMKGMVFTTKLAVPHALT, encoded by the coding sequence ATggattttcactttttctatgTGTACTACGATGGAGAGGTGTATTATCATGAGTTGCATGGGTTGTCATACCAAGGCTCgaacaaaaagcaaaaatgtGTTAAAGTGAAGCGTGGGATAGGCCTTATTACATTGCAACGAATAATATTGAAGGCAATGGGGCTAGACCACTCTAGGCATAACATTTCCATCGTGTATCGAGCACCTCAACGGGTTTTAGACACCCAAGTTTTCTACAATTCACTACAGTTATCGGGTGGCGTCGAAGTGAAGATGATGTGGGAAGTTGTTGAACAAATGGTGGTGAAAGGATTCGTTGCTTCGAATCTCTATGTCACTGTTGAGCCCACCATAGTAGAGGCTGGAGAAGGTTCACAACATACTGTTTTGGATGAAACTGTAGATGAGCACATCGACTCAATTCCATTACAGTTTTATCAAGGGTGTGCAGAGAACACAAGAGATGGGTATGGCAGTGAACTGTGGCAGACATTTCCCCATGTGAACTCGATTGAGGAGGAGGAAGGGCCCCAGGAAGTGCATGAAGGAGAGCATTTATCTCATGATGAGCTGCATGGGGGAACATCCGAAAATGAAGATGATCACGGACTTGGTGATGATGCAACCCATATTGATGTTACTAGGGATGACTTTGAAGAGTTCCTAGATACCATGGGTGAACATGAGGATGTTAATCATATCGAAGATGTGGTTGTAAAAGAGAATAGAGACACATGCCCCGGTCCTGATCCTACGCCGGAATGGTTCACCAAAAACACTTGGGATAATATGTTTGATCCATCACTGGTTATGCTAGCAGTTGTATCAAGTTGGACGCCTGGGGAGCAACTAATGAAAGGGATGGTATTCACGACTAAATTGGCGGTGCCACATGCATTGACTTAG